The following coding sequences are from one Gossypium raimondii isolate GPD5lz chromosome 4, ASM2569854v1, whole genome shotgun sequence window:
- the LOC105779067 gene encoding uncharacterized protein LOC105779067: MNAELYSHDLETFRVQEYVGRLLGLPPRSYAVDLQNRHYKCRQFQTLRYSCTHVHAACAHAKLDVEQFIDEVYMLQYTVRMWGNEFLVISNVSNWEVSPLAFKILLDCSLRRHSKRRLQLTRIRNDMDIRETGEPKQCTVYRTFGHNQSTFPYCVYIHSQSSRNARLEDDE; encoded by the coding sequence ATGAACGCAGAACTGTATTCGCACGACTTGGAGACATTTCGGGTTCAAGAGTACGTAGGTCGTCTCTTGGGTCTTCCACCTAGGTCATACGCTGTTGATCTACAAAATAGGCATTATAAGTGCAGGCAGTTCCAGACTCTTCGATATTCGTGTACACATGTTCACGCAGCATGTGCCCATGCAAAACTAGATGTCGAACAATTCATAGACGAGGTCTACATGCTGCAATACACTGTGCGTATGTGGGGGAACGAATTTCTCGTAATATCAAATGTCTCGAACTGGGAAGTTTCGCCGCTtgctttcaaaattttgttggacTGCAGTCTTCGTAGACATTCTAAACGTCGACTACAGTTGACGAGGATTCGAAATGACATGGATATCAGGGAAACGGGCGAACCCAAACAATGCACGGTCTACCGAACATTCGGCCATAATCAATCAACTTTCCCATATTGTGTTTATATTCATAGTCAATCTTCTCGTAATGCTAGATTGGAAGACGACGAATAG